In Leptospira wolffii serovar Khorat str. Khorat-H2, a genomic segment contains:
- a CDS encoding cell division protein FtsQ/DivIB, with product MRHNIIDFLKEFIQKRTSWWLLGLLFLLVSLLGWGYKKGSLPQELNKLILTGHETLKTEEIVQIMGIQPGTSFENYDLGQMEHRLNSHPRIKSARLEKKTDDQLLVEITERKPTYLINSDGHLFEIDSELKILSMDDVRTPGLTVLSGTFPREKGHMSGAAFKDLHTSVENAFRSYPALKTRVSEVSLHEDGEIFVYADTPIPVRVQIGTLFQTEQFRKLYAVLAYLEKEKVRPKLVDIRGEDAVYH from the coding sequence ATGAGACATAATATAATTGACTTTTTGAAAGAATTCATCCAAAAAAGAACTAGTTGGTGGCTTCTGGGTCTCCTCTTCCTACTCGTTAGCCTTTTGGGTTGGGGATATAAGAAGGGTTCCCTTCCCCAGGAGTTGAATAAGCTCATACTGACCGGACACGAGACTCTTAAGACGGAAGAAATCGTTCAGATAATGGGTATCCAACCGGGAACCTCTTTCGAAAACTACGACCTCGGCCAAATGGAACACCGACTGAATTCTCACCCCAGAATCAAATCCGCTAGACTGGAAAAAAAGACCGACGACCAGCTACTCGTGGAAATCACGGAAAGAAAGCCGACCTATCTCATAAATTCTGACGGCCATTTGTTCGAAATAGACTCCGAGCTAAAAATCCTTTCTATGGACGATGTTCGGACTCCAGGCCTCACGGTTCTTTCCGGAACCTTTCCTAGAGAAAAAGGCCATATGTCCGGGGCCGCGTTCAAGGATCTGCATACCTCCGTAGAGAACGCTTTTAGATCCTATCCTGCCTTGAAGACCAGAGTTTCGGAAGTCTCCTTGCACGAAGACGGGGAAATATTCGTATATGCCGATACTCCCATCCCGGTCCGAGTACAGATCGGAACATTATTCCAGACGGAACAGTTTAGAAAATTGTACGCAGTATTAGCATATCTTGAAAAAGAAAAAGTAAGACCCAAACTCGTGGATATACGAGGAGAAGACGCGGTCTACCATTAA